One stretch of Pedobacter riviphilus DNA includes these proteins:
- a CDS encoding RagB/SusD family nutrient uptake outer membrane protein, which produces MKTKIYLILFSLLLLLGSCEKQLNQTPVSSLATDNFFTNNNDFLQAVNGVYSQLNNYPSQALFLSEMRSDNINATSDGNRDWDGINNFTPSITTTGFISTAWKANFNGIYNANTVLAALETKGSVLTSANATRYTAEVRFLRAFYYFSLVRTFGQVPLISSVKSAAEVASIPRSPVADVYALIESDLQYAAANLPATFTGPDLGRPTSYAAKGLLGLVYLTKSGPTYGINGPGINSNEYDKAAALFEAIITGSPYSFISDYASIFSYAKENNSEVVFDIQFASSLNGAGFPSHLVPVAYWTSNGISNSFGNGYGASTFPVSKSLVTSYTTNTVSGTDIRYPFNVATTYTAGPFIKKYIDVTKKGLSGKDWPINFIVLRYTDILLMKAECILHGAPGTQADVDAIVNKVRARAGVGALSNVTIPILMQERQREFLGEGLRWNDLVREGLAVSQMNAWRTADAITKINEIVPNYVIYPVPAAEIQTAPGLYVQNPGYN; this is translated from the coding sequence ATGAAAACGAAAATATACTTAATACTGTTCTCGCTATTGCTGTTATTGGGCAGTTGCGAAAAACAGTTAAATCAAACTCCAGTGTCAAGTTTGGCAACTGATAACTTTTTCACCAATAATAACGACTTTCTTCAGGCTGTAAATGGGGTCTACTCGCAATTAAACAATTACCCGAGTCAGGCGTTGTTCCTTAGTGAAATGCGCAGTGATAATATAAATGCAACCTCCGATGGTAACCGTGATTGGGATGGGATCAACAACTTCACTCCAAGTATTACCACCACAGGATTTATTTCTACCGCCTGGAAAGCCAACTTCAATGGAATTTATAATGCCAATACGGTTTTGGCTGCACTGGAAACCAAAGGAAGTGTATTAACTAGTGCAAATGCGACACGGTACACCGCAGAAGTACGTTTCTTAAGGGCCTTCTATTATTTCTCATTAGTAAGAACTTTTGGGCAGGTTCCATTAATCTCGTCGGTGAAGAGTGCCGCTGAAGTAGCAAGCATTCCGCGTAGTCCTGTGGCTGATGTTTATGCATTGATCGAGTCCGATCTGCAGTATGCAGCTGCTAATTTACCTGCTACTTTTACTGGACCTGATTTGGGAAGACCTACTTCTTATGCTGCAAAGGGACTTTTGGGCTTGGTTTATCTAACCAAATCCGGACCAACCTATGGTATTAATGGGCCTGGCATTAATAGTAATGAATATGATAAGGCTGCGGCATTGTTTGAAGCTATAATTACCGGAAGCCCATATAGTTTTATATCAGATTATGCATCGATTTTTTCGTATGCAAAAGAAAACAATAGTGAAGTGGTATTTGATATCCAGTTTGCTTCCAGTTTAAACGGCGCAGGTTTCCCATCGCACCTGGTGCCAGTAGCCTACTGGACCAGTAATGGTATTTCCAATAGCTTTGGAAATGGTTATGGAGCAAGCACGTTTCCTGTATCGAAAAGCTTAGTGACCTCCTACACTACAAATACGGTAAGTGGAACAGATATCCGCTATCCTTTCAATGTGGCTACCACTTATACCGCTGGCCCTTTCATCAAAAAATATATCGATGTGACCAAAAAGGGTTTGTCAGGGAAAGATTGGCCAATTAATTTCATTGTATTGCGTTATACCGATATCTTGTTGATGAAGGCCGAATGTATTCTACATGGTGCACCCGGCACTCAGGCAGATGTTGATGCGATTGTTAATAAGGTGAGGGCCAGGGCCGGGGTTGGTGCACTATCTAATGTAACCATACCCATACTTATGCAGGAACGGCAGCGAGAATTTTTAGGTGAAGGGCTCCGTTGGAACGATCTGGTAAGGGAAGGTTTGGCCGTTTCGCAGATGAATGCCTGGAGAACTGCCGATGCAATAACAAAAATTAACGAAATTGTACCAAACTATGTAATTTACCCGGTTCCGGCAGCAGAAATTCAGACCGCACCAGGTCTTTATGTTCAAAATCCCGGCTACAATTAG
- a CDS encoding sulfatase-like hydrolase/transferase produces the protein MRRKLLIIGFLLACNAAIFAQRAPGQKPNIVFILADDLGYGDVGVYGQQKILTPNIDKLAKEGTQFTDFYAGAPVCSPSRGSILTGLNTGHATIRAMPPNRVVLLEKKVKILCTGLT, from the coding sequence ATGAGAAGGAAGTTATTAATAATTGGTTTTTTGCTAGCCTGTAACGCAGCAATTTTTGCACAACGGGCGCCTGGACAAAAGCCTAATATAGTTTTTATTTTGGCTGATGATTTGGGTTATGGAGATGTTGGTGTTTATGGACAACAAAAAATCCTAACACCCAACATTGATAAACTTGCAAAGGAAGGGACACAATTTACCGATTTTTATGCAGGGGCTCCGGTTTGTTCGCCATCCCGGGGCTCGATCCTGACAGGGCTCAATACCGGGCATGCCACCATTAGGGCAATGCCACCGAACAGGGTGGTATTGCTGGAAAAAAAGGTAAAAATATTGTGTACAGGGCTAACCTGA